The following are from one region of the Corylus avellana chromosome ca1, CavTom2PMs-1.0 genome:
- the LOC132167069 gene encoding glyoxysomal fatty acid beta-oxidation multifunctional protein MFP-a-like, whose amino-acid sequence MGSGGAEGRTFMEVGDDGVALITIINPPINSLSFHMVGSLKDNFENALRRDDVKAIVITGAKGNFSGGFDVAALQGIQAGKIEKEERPGSLAVEVITDIFEAAKKPSVAAIDGLTMGGGLEIAMACHARISTATAQIALPELSIGIIPGFGGTQRLPRLVGLPKALDMMLKSEPVKGEAAYNLGLVDAIVSADELVNTARQWALDIFHSRRPWVVSLHKTDKIDPLWEAKKILKFARAQTNKQAPNVKYPQICLDVIEEGIVSGPRAGLWKEAEAFQEVLYSVTSKSLVHLLFAQRGTSKVPGVTDIDLVPRRVYKVGIIGGGIMSPEIATALILSNYQVTLKEENDKFLQDVIGKVRANLQSSVKEGKMSEKDLEKTISPLKGVVDFESFKDMDMVIEDATENVSLKQQVFADLEKYCPPHCILASNTSTIDLNLIGERTKSLDRIVGAHFFSPAQPLLEIVRTRQTSPQVVVDLLDVVEKIKKTQVVVGDCTGFAVNRMFFPYAQAASLLVERGADLYQIDRAITEFGMPMGPFRLADMVGFDVAIATGTQFVRNFPERSYKSVLVQLMQEEKRAGETTLKGFYVYDEKIEASPDPEVEKYIDKSRTISGVTIDPKLVKLPEKEIVEMIFFPVVNEACRVLDEGIAVKAADLDIAAVIAMGFPPYRGGIMYWADSLGANYICSRLEEWSETYGDFFKPCAYLAQRSAKGIPLSSPVEEEESPS is encoded by the exons TGGTAGGCAGCTTAAAAGACAACTTTGAGAACGCCTTACGAAGAGATGATGTGAAGGCAATCGTGATTACAG GTGCAAAGGGCAATTTTTCTGGTGGCTTTGATGTTGCTGCTCTTCAGGGAATTCAAGCCGGAAAGA TCGAGAAAGAAGAAAGGCCTGGCTCTCTCGCTGTAGAGGTTATTACTGACATTTTCGaag CTGCGAAAAAGCCTTCAGTTGCTGCCATTGATGGCCTTACTATGGGGGGAGGATTAGAGATTGCAATG GCATGCCATGCTAGAATATCTACTGCCACTGCACAAATAGCCTTGCCTGAACTCTCCATTGGAATCATTCCTGGATTTGGAG GTACACAGCGGCTTCCTCGTCTTGTTGGTCTCCCAAAGGCACTTGATATGATGCTG AAGTCAGAGCCAGTCAAAGGGGAGGCAGCTTATAATTTGGGTCTTGTGGATGCCATCGTTTCAGCTGATGAGTTGGTAAACACTGCACGTCAATGGGCACTGGATATCTTCCACAGTAGAAGACCATGGGTTGTTAGTCTTCACAAGACCGACAAGATAGATCCCCTTTGGGAAGCAAAGAAAATACTCAAGTTTGCAAGAGCTCAGACCAATAAACAAGCTCCCAATGTCAAATACCCACAGATTTGCCTTGATGTTATCGAAGAGGGTATTGTTTCCGGTCCCCGCGCTGGACTCTGGAAG GAGGCTGAAGCTTTTCAAGAAGTTCTGTATTCTGTCACTTCCAAGAGTCTGGTCCACCTCCTCTTTGCTCAACGTGGAACCTCTAag GTACCTGGGGTTACTGATATTGATTTAGTGCCAAGACGGGTGTATAAGGTTGGTATCATTGGTGGAGGAATAATGAGCCCCGAAATAGCAACGGCATTGATTCTTAGTAATTATCAAGTTAccttgaaagaagaaaatgacaagTTCTTGCAGGATGTGATTGGTAAAGTCAGAG ctaATCTGCAAAGCAGTGTGAAGGAAGGGAAAATGTCTGAGAAGGACTTGGAGAAGACCATATCACCTCTCAAGGGTGTCGTTGACTTCGAAAGCTTTAAAGATATGGACATGGTGATTGAG GATGCTACTGAGAATGTTTCTTTGAAGCAACAAGTTTTTGCTGATCTTGAAAAGTACTGCCCACCACATTGCATACTTGCAAGTAACACCTCCACAATTGACTTGAATCTGATTGGAGAGAGGACAAAATCCCTGGATCGGATTGTTGGAGCTCATTTCTTCAG CCCGGCTCAGCCACTTTTGGAAATTGTTCGAACCAGGCAGACGTCTCCCCAGGTGGTTGTTGACTTGCTAGATGTtgtggaaaagataaagaaaactCAAGTGGTGGTTGGAGATTGCACAGGCTTTGCCGTCAACAGAATGTTCTTCCCGTATGCACAAGCTGCTTCTTTGCTCGTGGAGCGTGGTGCAGATCTGTATCAGATTGATAGGGCCATTACTGAATTTGGAATGCCAATGGGCCCATTCAG ATTGGCTGACATGGTTGGTTTTGATGTTGCAATCGCAACTGGCACGCAATTTGTTCGCAACTTTCCTGAGAGAAGTTATAAATCAGTGCTTGTCCAACTAATGCAGGAGGAAAAGAGAGCAG GTGAGACTACTCTGAAAGGGTTCTATGTGTATGATGAGAAAATCGAAGCTAGCCCGGATCCCGaagtagaaaaatatattgACAAGTCAAGGACCATTTCTGGTGTAACCATTGACCCTAAG CTCGTGAAGTTACCAGAAAAGGAAATTGTGGAAATGATATTCTTTCCTGTCGTGAATGAGGCTTGCCGAGTGCTAGATGAAGGTATTGCAGTGAAAGCAGCAGACCTTGACATTGCTGCTGTTATAGCCATGGGTTTCCCACCTTACAG AGGAGGTATTATGTACTGGGCCGATTCGCTTGGTGCCAACTACATTTGTTCCAGATTGGAGGAATGGTCAGAGACGTACGGCGATTTCTTCAAGCCTTGTGCCTACTTGGCTCAAAGATCTGCCAAGGGGATTCCTCTG AGTTCTCCGGTGGAGGAAGAAGAATCTCCGTCGTAA